Proteins from a single region of Thiomicrorhabdus sp. Kp2:
- the secE gene encoding preprotein translocase subunit SecE: MSKELESQSNSSSLDTAKMVLSLLVLVGSLVGYYMFQEMHPVVRVLGVVAGAAVSIFILYQTSVGKNWFQYLSLAKREVRQVVWPTRPETVQMTLIVFVVVILMGIFLWLVDMFFLWAVKLLTGQGG; encoded by the coding sequence ATGAGTAAAGAATTAGAAAGTCAAAGTAACTCAAGTTCGCTCGATACCGCAAAGATGGTTTTATCTTTACTGGTGTTGGTGGGTTCTTTAGTTGGTTATTACATGTTTCAAGAAATGCACCCAGTAGTTCGTGTATTAGGTGTGGTTGCTGGAGCGGCTGTATCGATTTTTATTCTGTATCAAACGTCTGTTGGAAAAAACTGGTTTCAATACCTATCTCTTGCTAAGAGAGAAGTGCGTCAGGTGGTTTGGCCTACGCGTCCTGAAACAGTACAGATGACATTGATTGTCTTTGTGGTTGTTATTTTAATGGGTATCTTTTTGTGGTTGGTTGATATGTTCTTTTTATGGGCAGTTAAACTATTAACAGGACAAGGTGGTTAA
- the tuf gene encoding elongation factor Tu gives MAKEKFERAKLHVNVGTIGHVDHGKTTLTAALTIVQGKKFGGDIKDFASIDNAPEERDRGITISTSHVEYESDTRHYAHVDCPGHADYVKNMITGAAQMDGAILVCSAADGPMPQTREHILLSRQVGVPYIVVFLNKADMVDDEELMELVEMEVRELLDMYEFPGDDTPVIVGSATLAIADDQSEIGAPAIGRLVDALDAYIPDPVRETDKPFLMPVEDIFSIQGRGTVATGRVETGVVKVGEEIEIVGIRDTQTTTVTGVEMFRKLLDQGEAGDNVGILLRGTKREDIERGQVLAHKGTVKPHTKFEAEVYVLGKDEGGRHTPFFNGYRPQFYFRTTDVTGACELPAGTEMVMPGDNVQMTVTLINPIAMSEGLRFAIREGGRTVGAGVVAKIID, from the coding sequence ATGGCAAAAGAAAAATTTGAACGCGCGAAGCTACACGTAAACGTTGGGACTATCGGTCACGTTGACCATGGTAAAACAACTCTAACGGCGGCATTAACAATCGTACAAGGTAAAAAATTCGGTGGAGACATCAAAGATTTCGCATCGATTGACAACGCACCAGAAGAAAGAGATCGTGGTATCACGATTTCAACGTCACACGTTGAATATGAATCAGATACACGTCACTACGCACACGTAGACTGCCCAGGTCACGCCGACTATGTTAAAAACATGATCACAGGTGCGGCACAGATGGATGGCGCAATCCTAGTATGTTCAGCAGCAGACGGACCAATGCCACAAACACGTGAGCACATCCTTCTATCACGTCAGGTAGGTGTACCATACATCGTAGTATTCCTAAACAAAGCCGATATGGTTGATGACGAAGAGCTAATGGAACTCGTAGAGATGGAAGTTCGTGAACTTCTAGACATGTACGAATTCCCAGGTGATGACACTCCAGTTATCGTTGGTTCAGCAACACTAGCCATTGCTGATGACCAGTCAGAAATCGGAGCACCAGCTATCGGACGTCTAGTAGACGCTCTAGATGCTTACATCCCAGATCCAGTACGTGAAACAGACAAGCCATTCCTAATGCCTGTAGAAGACATCTTCTCAATCCAAGGTCGTGGAACAGTAGCCACTGGTCGTGTAGAAACAGGTGTTGTAAAAGTAGGTGAAGAGATCGAAATCGTTGGTATTCGCGATACTCAAACAACGACAGTTACAGGTGTAGAAATGTTCCGTAAACTGCTTGACCAAGGTGAAGCGGGTGACAACGTAGGTATTCTTTTACGTGGTACTAAACGTGAAGATATCGAACGTGGACAAGTTCTAGCACACAAAGGGACTGTAAAACCACATACTAAGTTCGAAGCTGAAGTCTATGTTTTAGGTAAAGACGAAGGTGGACGTCACACTCCATTCTTCAACGGATACCGTCCACAGTTTTACTTCCGTACAACGGACGTAACAGGTGCATGTGAATTACCAGCAGGAACAGAAATGGTTATGCCAGGTGATAACGTACAAATGACTGTTACTTTAATCAACCCAATCGCGATGTCAGAAGGTTTACGTTTTGCCATCCGTGAAGGTGGACGTACAGTTGGTGCAGGTGTTGTTGCTAAAATTATTGACTAA
- a CDS encoding pseudouridine synthase: MTPPNVMQTNCQLKNLTILYQDEYMVAIHKPAGLLVHRSPIDKHETQFAVQITRDLIDRKVFPIHRLDKATSGLLIFALDSITARSLSDQFMNHTISKTYQAICRGWVDESGYIDHALKYKVDKVAEKLKREQLEPKSAQTAYQCLSKTTIDHPIGRYKQQRYSLVELKPKTGRKHQLRRHMNHIIHPIIGDVRYGDRHHNHFFNEWLCQHRLYLAATKLEFIHPHTSEPITIEAPLEDSFSYAIEKLNF, translated from the coding sequence ATGACTCCACCCAATGTAATGCAAACGAATTGCCAACTCAAAAACCTTACTATCCTCTATCAAGATGAGTACATGGTGGCCATTCATAAACCAGCAGGCCTGTTAGTTCACCGTTCTCCCATTGATAAACATGAAACTCAATTTGCGGTTCAAATTACCCGTGATTTAATAGACAGGAAAGTGTTTCCCATACATAGATTGGATAAAGCCACCTCTGGCCTATTAATTTTTGCACTCGACTCAATTACAGCTCGCAGTCTTAGCGACCAGTTCATGAACCACACAATCAGTAAAACCTATCAGGCTATTTGTAGAGGCTGGGTGGATGAAAGTGGTTATATTGACCACGCTCTTAAATATAAAGTTGATAAAGTGGCTGAAAAGCTCAAACGTGAACAACTTGAACCTAAATCTGCACAAACGGCTTACCAATGCTTATCCAAAACAACCATTGACCATCCTATCGGTCGTTACAAGCAACAGCGTTACTCATTAGTCGAACTCAAACCCAAAACTGGGCGTAAACACCAATTACGTCGTCATATGAACCATATTATCCATCCTATTATTGGTGATGTAAGATACGGTGATAGACACCACAATCATTTTTTTAATGAATGGCTTTGCCAACATCGCCTTTACTTAGCGGCCACAAAACTCGAATTTATACACCCCCACACCTCGGAACCGATTACGATTGAAGCGCCACTTGAAGATAGCTTTAGCTATGCAATAGAAAAGTTAAATTTCTAA